TTGGAATTCTGATCGCTTTGGTCTGTAGGTTTGAATGCCAGGTTAATGGAGCAGCTGGGTAGATAGAAACAACCTTGCTACTTAACTGCTTGTAACTTGGTCCTTGCGATTTGTAACCTGCAAGTGGCTGAGACACCCACTTAAAATAAGTCTGGGACTTCATGAATTAAGCAGatcagggcagcgcggtggcgcagtgggttagcattgctcctcacggcggcgaggtcccaggttcaatctcggctctgggtcactgtccgtgtggagtttgcccattctccccgtgtggagtttgcccattctccccgtgtggtgtttgcccattctccccgtgtttgtgtgggtctcgcccccattgtccaaaagatgtgcaggctaggtggattggccatgctaaattgccccttaattggaaaaaaaatgaattgggtactctaaaattctggggaaaaaaatgaattcagcAAATCAGGAACCTATCGCGTTACCGGGACTCTGATTTCATTTTAGCTGGGACTTTGATTAGGAAATAAGCTACATCTTGCTGATCTGGAGAAGGAAGATGCCTCCAGTATAGGTGTACAACTTTCCTTTATTGAGTCAGGCGGGGCAGAAATGCCCCTTTCAGTGTATGTCCGTGGCTCGCCTTCCCTTCCAAGACTCTTCAACCCCTTCCTGCTATCCTATCCCTCTCCTAGGAGTGTAGATCGCACAATCGTTCGCTGTCGGCAGCCTCTCTGTATCTTCCTCCTACTTGGGACAGCTGGAAGAGTAGTACTGAAATGAAGCACTGAGGTTACAATCACAATGGTTCCCTGCTGTCGTtggcaggagtgagggaggggaattcAGCGGAGTGGCTTATCGCTGGAAAACCCGTTCCCAGCTTGGAATGTCAACGCCAAGCATGTAACTGGATAAAATGCCACATTTTCCATGCTGAAGCGCTGCCAGAGATATCAGGAGATGTTCCCATCTTACACCATAAGTGGTGTTGAGAAAACTGACTTGAACCAGAGGAGTAAAGAAAACCAAAACTTACATTAAAATAGTCCTTTCATGATATCGAGACATTCCAAACCATTAGTGTTCTTTTGAAGTGTAactcttgtaatgtaggaaacacagttgCCAATTAAGCAAATCGGCCAGCTCCCAATGTGATAAACTGATTATAGGTGACATCGGAAGGATAAATCTTGAACAGAACTTCCTTTGATCCTTTGTGAGACAGTGCTGCCCTGTGAGTGTCAGCCAAGATCTTATGCTCACATTTCTgtcgtgggatttgaacctacgaCGAGAGGTGAACGTGCTACCAACTTGACTGAGGGTGCCAAACATTTGATATGTTTGTGTAACTTCTGTCTGGAGATTCAAACCCATTTATTTTGACGTCAATGCTGAAGCCCAAAGGACTATCACATGATTGCATTAAAGATTCACCACTAACTTTGTAAATAGCACAAACAGTAAAAATATATTGGCCTCGGTAGGAATTATAACTGGGCTGAAGGGGTTAAATTATTATAACTGCATGCAAACCTTGTATGTAGAAGATTAAGGGATGATCTGATCAAGGTGTTTGAAATGATTAAGTGTTTTGATAGAATAGTTCAAAAAAATATTggttcatgggttgtgggcatcgttggcgatgccagcatttattgcccatctctaattgcccttcagaaggtggtattgagctgccttcttgaacgactGCAATCCCGATGGTATAGGTAcatccgcagtgctgttagggagggagtcccaggattcaGATAGTGTGACTGAGAGAaaaactatttcctcaggtgaggGAATCCTGTACAAGCAACAAGTACAACCTTAAAATCCGAGCTGAAACATTGAGGGGGTGATATCGTCAAAGGGTAGcagaaatctgaaactctcccttcGCAAATGGTTGAGACTGGGACgtcaattgaaaatgtcaaagCTAAATTTAATAAGGTTTTAATTGGCCAGGCTATTTAGGGTTTAGTGTTACTAAGGCGGGTAAGTAGGGTTAATGGCAGGGaacaggctggagaagctgaATCCTGTTACTATGTTCCTACATTACCTATTGCCGCACGGATTTATTTCCCTGGCTAGTGCAGTGCAGTGAATAGAAATTTAAATGCTTGGCTGGTGTTATTGACAAGAGCTGACAAATTCCTTTCACTGACCAGTTACATGACCTTTCTCCCTTGCTTTGGTTATGACATTTTCAGGAATTCTGCCCAGCACCCATCCCAACCTGCCACCATAACGTGGTGGTGTTTAGTCAAGTGTCAAGTACCAGGTGTTTAGGCAGCTCCTAACTTGGATTCTGCAGGACGTCAAAATCCTTTGCACCAAAGTATCTCCAGACTTCGGGAGCGCTGACCTTTTCCCATTTACAGAACGATAATCTGCTCCTGACTTCAGCCTGACACAACCCGTCATTTCGATAGCAGCTCATATTCAGACGTCACGAGATTTTCTTTGGCTAGAAGCTTATGCTTGGTGTCCAGAGAGCTTCACTATGACACTGATAGCAGACCTGATTAGATTTCTAACTGTAGTTTATTTTTGTGTTGTTTAAACGTGGCAGAGTCTAAGACTCTTTAAAGTAAAATCATTTCCAAACAGCAGCTGAACTTCCATTTCAAGCCACTTTGGGAACAATCTGACCAGCTGTTGAATTAACTGGAGCTCCTAAAATTGGCCTTTTAAAATTGTGCAATTTTGCGCATGAATGTATTTGTCTGTtttaatgtgtttgtgtgtgtgtgtatgtgtgtttgtcagtgtgtgtccatgtgtgtttgTAGGTGTGTGTAtccgtctgtgtgtgtttgtcggTGTGTATGTGCCTGCGTATgtttgtgtatatgtatgtggccGCATGTGTTTGtaggtgtgtgtctgcgtgtgtttataGGTGTGTGTATACATGTCAGTGTGTTTTTAGGTATGCGCGTATGTATCTGCGTGTGTTTATAGgtatatgtgtatgtgtctgAGTGTTTGTAGGTATGCGGgtgcgtgtctgagtgtttgtaggtgtgcgtgtgcgtgtctgagtgtttATAGGTATGTGTATGCATGTCTGAGTGTTTGTAGGTATGCGTGTATGTGCCTGAGTGTTTGcaaatatttgtgtgtgtgcctgagtaTTTGTAGGTATGCGTGTCTGAGTGTTTTTTGGTATGCCTGTGCCTGTCTGAGTGTTTGTAGGTATGCCTGTGCATGTCTGAGTGTTTGTAGGTATGCCTGTGCATGTCTGAGTGTTTGTAggtatgtgtgtctgagtgtttgtaggtatgtgtgtctgagtgtttgtaggtatgtgtgtctgagtgtttgtaggtatgtgtgtctgagtgtttgTAGGTATGCGTGTCTGAGTGTTTGTAggtatgtgtgtctgagtgtttgtaggtatgtgtgtctgagtgtttgtaggtatgtgtgtctgagtgtttgTAGGTATACGTGTCTGAGTGTTTGTAGGTATACGTGTCTGAGTGTTTGTAggtatgtgtgtctgagtgtttgtaggtatgtgtgtctgagtgtttgtaggtatgtgtgtctgagtgtttgtaggtatgtgtgtctgagtgtttgTAGGTATGCCTGTGCATGTCTGAGTGTTTGTAGGTATGCCTGTGCATGTCTGAGTGTTTGTAGGCATTTGAATGTGTTTGTCGGCATGGCCAtaattctcttttcccaccggcagcgcaccccggcccacgtgtttcccggcggtgcaggctggcttcaatgggaagttCCATTGACAGGAGGtcggaaaagagaatcccgccaccagcaaataaAACGGCGCCGAGAAACATGTGACTGGGGGAACCGAAGAATCCCGcactatgtgtgtgtgtacctgtgtgccCACATGTGTGTGTATGGTCTGTGTGTAATTGCATGTGTGCATGCGTGCCCAGGTGCGCCGTgcctgtgtgcgtgtctgtgtgcatgCAAGATGTGcacatgcctgtgtgtgtggcgTATCTGTGTGCATGCACACATGTGCGTGCCTGTGTGCGTGTCCCTGTACGTGTGAATGTGTGCATGTCCaaatgtgcatgtgtatgtgcacatgtgtgcatgtgtctgtgagTGGAGATATGGGACCATTTTGGGAAAATGAGCGAGTGGAAAGTTAAAATTGAGCAAGTTCTTTACTTGCCCTGGAGTTACGGAGAATCAACGGCAATTGTATCTCAACCTGCAGACAGCGGGGTCCTTTAATATTGTTAAAGGATGATGTCAAAATTAATaacaatcattattagtgtctcaattaggcttacattaacactgcaatgcagctactgtgaaaaccccccagtcgccacactctagcgcctgttcgggtacacagagggagaattcagaatgtccaattcacctaacaagcacgtcctgcGGGCCTTCAACAGCCCAAGCAGGAAGCTGCGGGGGCCAAATTTAGATTTAATATTCTTTTGGTCTATGCAGGAGGGAGCAGGATTCTTACCCCAAGACccacaaaaaaaaaaggtttggatCTCTTTACCCACAATTTGTCGATTAGTGGCCACCCCGTGGCCATGGGGGAACCAGGCAGCCGACTTGCCTTCTGGGCCACACGGGGTTTACTGCTGCGGCCCAGCTTTGGGGTTGCACTGCGAATGGCCGAACCATTACCCTGTCTGGTCTGATTCTGTACGAGGAAACCACCAGGACATCAAACCTACAACTGTGATTGCAATTTGGTTTGTGTAGTTTCTTTTAAATCATTAGCCCGTGTTGCACTTTATTAGTGGTGTTACTTTAAGAAGGGGGGCACTTAATTAATTATAACACCCGTCGATGATTAATATGAAGGATTTTGAAAACCACTCTAAAATCCAGCTTTGTGTACGTGTGAGCGTTTACTTCATATTGCTTTGCGAGAGTGTCACCACCAAGGTTAGCATTTGCTGTCTCtcatctttgagaaggtgacgatGGATCCATGACAAGAGCTGTTGCAGCCGATGTAGGGAaggtactcccacagtactgaggtGGGCAATTCCAGAATTGTGACTGAGACATGATGAAGTGTgcatgcaggtgtgtgtgtgtgtgcacatgtgccTGTATAAATGAAATCTGTATATCTGGTATATATATATGCACATATGTTTACTCATCACTCTATCCACATGTATGTAAATGCATCCACACTCCTGTAAATACTGGGGGAAGAAATTGCCACTCCATTGGTTGTGTAAATAGTGTACTGTacgatttttaaaacaaattatttgTAAAAGTAAAATCTCTAATCCTGTGGGATCGTTTATCACAAATGAATTTATACAATGACAGCAGCTTTGTGGTTTTTTTTTGTATGTTTgttcctgtggtgttctttgtgattcttataCTCAGGttggatgtcgtagtgttcacaaaaactacagaagctaagttcaataacaaagctatCATTTATTACACTATTAGGAggaaggtggtggcgtagtgatagtgtcactggactagtaatctagtggCTCAGGCTTGCTCTGGAgacactggttcaaatcccactgtggcagcTAGTGAAATTTTAACTggagttggtttagcacactgggctaaatcactggcttttaaggcaggccagcagcacggttcaattcccgtaccagcctccccgaacaggcgccgtgatgataagcgatttttattttcatttcacagcTCAATGTAATCTATGCATATACGCAAGTCATCATTTTGTTTGTGCACACACATATCAgagagtttacccagtctgttggctcagTCACCTTTGATATGTTGCATTGCTGCATTGTATCTAGGTCATCCTTTGGATGATCTCTTCATGGCGTTGGCACGTTTCTGGGTGCATGTATCACTGGCTTAGCATCACTTTTGAGTTTAATGCTGTACGTGAATGGTAAGGTAACCATTCCAGTAAATACATGCTTGAACTTGCTCAGGATTACTCTATACCATCGCTGAGGGACCCATTGAATGTGTTGGCTGTACGAATTCTGAGCACCAAATTTAATTGAATGCATTCATTTACACCAATTAATTGTGATTTTGTAGCATCGCCGTTTCAAATTCTAATGGCATGCAGATGTCACAGTTCTGTACTGCGAGGCAGCAGGAACCTTTTATTGCAATTGCGTCCCCATTGTAGTCCATCAGACGACATTTGGACTTTCTAATCTTTGGAAACTTATTCACCAATTTCACATCCATATCTGTTATCAAGCTTGCATGCAGACCTGTATCAGACCTGTTGCAGAGTGTATTCGGAGGAATCGGAATTCGTAGTAAAAAAATTTTCTTCACCCCCTTCATTTCTTACACTCTGTACTGTCTTATATTTATTGTACGATTTTTTAATCTTTTACCGGTTTCCCTGATGTAAAACGACATTGGGAGGCAAGGTGATTTAGTTTACTGCATTGAGAGCATTTTTTTCCCTTTgcaggacaattttttctaaaaTGGGCGTGGCCACAGCgtgtagtttttggctttgtaaacagttacaaacatcaacagaaagaaagcaaataaggcaaaaatgtgcaaacatccacgtacattcaatacttcagtcgtaacatactgcacaagcccgctcctctcccaccggtactacccggcTATTTTATCCCTccaactctactctactctacgcccccccccccccccccccccccccctgctgacgctcactctcccgcaaagaagtcaataaatggttgccaccttcgggcgaacccctataCAGATCCCCTTAAGGCGACCTTAAatattttccatacccaggaaacttgacatgtccgtaagccacaactcagtctttgggggctttgagtccctccacgccaataatattcgtcgccgggctatcagggaagcaaaggccaaaacatcggcctctttctccccctggactcccgggtcttccgaaaccccaaaaattgccaccccatggacccatcaccacccttgtttttagcacccgggacatgatccccgcaaatccctcccagtaccccctaagcttaggacatgcccaaaacatgtgtacgtggtttgctggtcctcctacacacctagcgcatttgggGTTGAATTTACCCCACTcaaggcttctgcccacagcctgtcctccatttccccgcctagctcctcctcccatttgagtttcagttcctccgtcaggga
The DNA window shown above is from Scyliorhinus canicula chromosome 19, sScyCan1.1, whole genome shotgun sequence and carries:
- the LOC119954303 gene encoding keratin-associated protein 4-12-like isoform X1 produces the protein MCMCLSVCRYAGACLSVCRCACACLSVYRYVYACLSVCRYACMCLSVCKYLCVCLSICRYACLSVFWYACACLSVCRYACACLSVCRYVCLSVCRYVCLSVCRYVCLSVCRYVCLSVCRYACLSVCRYVCLSVCRYVCLSVCRYVCLSVCRYTCLSVCRYTCLSVCRYVCLSVCRYVCLSVCRYVCLSVCRYVCLSVCRYACACLSVCRYACACLSVCRHLNVFVGMAIILFSHRQRTPAHVFPGGAGWLQWEVPLTGGRKRESRHQQIKRRRETCDWGNRRIPHYVCVYLCAHMCVYGLCVIACVHACPGAPCLCACLCACKMCTCLCVWRICVHAHMCVPVCVSLYV
- the LOC119954303 gene encoding keratin-associated protein 10-3-like isoform X2; translated protein: MCMCLSVCRYAGACLSVCRCACACLSVYRYVYACLSVCRYACMCLSVCKYLCVCLSICRYACLSVFWYACACLSVCRYACACLSVCRYACACLSVCRYVCLSVCRYVCLSVCRYVCLSVCRYVCLSVCRYACLSVCRYVCLSVCRYVCLSVCRYVCLSVCRYTCLSVCRYTCLSVCRYACACLSVCRYACACLSVCRHLNVFVGMAIILFSHRQRTPAHVFPGGAGWLQWEVPLTGGRKRESRHQQIKRRRETCDWGNRRIPHYVCVYLCAHMCVYGLCVIACVHACPGAPCLCACLCACKMCTCLCVWRICVHAHMCVPVCVSLYV
- the LOC119954303 gene encoding keratin-associated protein 10-3-like isoform X3 → MCMCLSVCRYAGACLSVCRCACACLSVYRYVYACLSVCRYACMCLSVCKYLCVCLSICRYACLSVFWYACACLSVCRYACACLSVCRYACACLSVCRYVCLSVCRYVCLSVCRYVCLSVCRYVCLSVCRYACLSVCRYVCLSVCRYVCLSVCRYVCLSVCRYTCLSVCRYTCLSVCRYACACLSVCRHLNVFVGMAIILFSHRQRTPAHVFPGGAGWLQWEVPLTGGRKRESRHQQIKRRRETCDWGNRRIPHYVCVYLCAHMCVYGLCVIACVHACPGAPCLCACLCACKMCTCLCVWRICVHAHMCVPVCVSLYV